One genomic window of Leishmania major strain Friedlin complete genome, chromosome 15 includes the following:
- the TRYP4 gene encoding tryparedoxin peroxidase, with amino-acid sequence MSCGNAKINSPAPSFEEVALMPNGSFKKISLSSYKGKWVVLFFYPLDFSFVCPTEVIAFSDSVSRFNELNCEVLACSIDSEYAHLQWTLQDRKKGGLGTMAIPMLADKTKSIARSYGVLEESQGVAYRGLFIIDPHGMLRQITVNDMPVGRSVEEVLRLLEAFQFVEKHGEVCPANWKKGDPGMKVDHNK; translated from the coding sequence ATGTCCTGCGGTAACGCCAAGATCAACTCTCCCGCGCCGTCcttcgaggaggtggcgctcaTGCCCAACGGCAGCTTCAAGAAGATCAGCCTCTCCTCCTACAAGGGCAAGTGGgtcgtgctcttcttctaCCCGCTCGACTTTAGCTTCGTGTGCCCGACAGAGGTCATCGCGTTCTCCGACAGCGTGAGTCGCTTCAACGAGCTCAACTGCGAGGTCCTCGCGTGCTCGATAGACAGCGAGTACGCGCACCTGCAGTGGACGCTGCAGGACCGCAAGAAGGGCGGCCTCGGGACCATGGCGATCCCAATGCTAGCCGACAAGACCAAGAGCATCGCTCGTTCCTAcggcgtgctggaggagagcCAGGGCGTGGCCTACCGCGGTCTCTTCATCATCGACCCCCATGGCATGCTGCGTCAGATCACCGTCAATGACATGCCGGTGGGCCgcagcgtggaggaggttcTACGCCTGCTGGAGGCTTTTCAGTTCGTGGAGAAGCACGGCGAGGTGTGCCCCGCGAACTGGAAGAAGGGCGACCCTGGCATGAAGGTCGACCACAACAAGTAA
- a CDS encoding putative developmentally regulated protein has translation MTVFWLEQWWKRKDHRKIRGARGARFASLRFHGAFILSVLVLVEYVFRSTDNFTARHFADPPLLAPPPLPTSLGYSMTSEMPHLKSLELEREAPAHLPRSGPLDLKGLRGEGRPSG, from the coding sequence ATGACCGTGTTTTGGCTGGAGCAGTGGTGGAAGCGCAAGGATCACCGCAAGATCCGTGGCGCACGTGGCGCACGTTTTgcctcgctgcgcttccACGGCGCCTTCATCCTCAGCGTCCTCGTGCTGGTCGAGTACGTGTTCCGGTCGACGGACAACTTCACGGCGCGGCACTTCGCGGACCCGccactgctggcgccgccgccgctgcccacgTCGCTCGGGTACTCGATGACAAGCGAGATGCCGCACTTGAAGTCGCTTGAGCTGGAGCGcgaggcgccagcgcacctACCGCGGAGCGGTCCCCTCGACCTCAAGGGCCTCCGCGGAGAGGGCCGTCCCTCGGGATGA
- the TRYP5 gene encoding tryparedoxin peroxidase translates to MSCGNAKINSPAPSFEEVALMPNGSFKKISLSSYKGKWVVLFFYPLDFSFVCPTEVIAFSDSVSRFNELNCEVLACSIDSEYAHLQWTLQDRKKGGLGTMAIPMLADKTKSIARSYGVLEESQGVAYRGLFIIDPHGMLRQITVNDMPVGRSVEEVLRLLEAFQFVEKHGEVCPANWKKGAPTMKPEPNASVEGYFSKQ, encoded by the coding sequence ATGTCCTGCGGTAACGCCAAGATCAACTCTCCCGCGCCGTCcttcgaggaggtggcgctcaTGCCCAACGGCAGCTTCAAGAAGATCAGCCTCTCCTCCTACAAGGGCAAGTGGgtcgtgctcttcttctaCCCGCTCGACTTTAGCTTCGTGTGCCCGACAGAGGTCATCGCGTTCTCCGACAGCGTGAGTCGCTTCAACGAGCTCAACTGCGAGGTCCTCGCGTGCTCGATAGACAGCGAGTACGCGCACCTGCAGTGGACGCTGCAGGACCGCAAGAAGGGCGGCCTCGGGACCATGGCGATCCCAATGCTAGCCGACAAGACCAAGAGCATCGCTCGTTCCTAcggcgtgctggaggagagcCAGGGCGTGGCCTACCGCGGTCTCTTCATCATCGACCCCCATGGCATGCTGCGTCAGATCACCGTCAATGACATGCCGGTGGGCCgcagcgtggaggaggttcTACGCCTGCTGGAGGCTTTTCAGTTCGTGGAGAAGCACGGCGAGGTGTGCCCCGCGAACTGGAAGAAGGGCGCCCCCACGATGAAGCCGGAACCGAATGCGTCTGTCGAGGGATACTTCAGCAAGCAGTAA